A stretch of Candidatus Vicinibacter affinis DNA encodes these proteins:
- a CDS encoding T9SS type A sorting domain-containing protein, which yields MCNNNGKSLFNIFTLILLFDPLVAVSQVLNLKEICTLPAELQESSGLFSLNSGNTFWTHNDGGNDPVLYEIDTLCNILRKVLVRNVTNVDWEEITGDFEGNLFLGDFGNNNNERRDLKIYILNHLQENKNDTVEASVISFRYANQTEFPPDAAYRNFDMEAFIWFEGNLHLFSKNRTNPFSGYCYHHRIPDKPGDYTTSLIDSFQAGKGIMQQYWVTGAAVSPNQKSLILLSYDKFWLFNPLLGANFFSTKSKTINFTGLTQKEAIFFVSEQEIWLTDEYYSLLRNGGKLYQGFINPLLQIFKAGDIGSFISPNPSRDFLKIDFEGKLRISIWDPMTNSMVFPTIGEDQMINVSFLRPGIYFIAAETPKRRFIQKFVKL from the coding sequence ATGTGCAATAATAACGGCAAGTCATTGTTCAATATTTTCACTTTAATATTACTTTTTGATCCCCTGGTTGCGGTTTCTCAAGTTCTCAATTTAAAAGAGATCTGTACCTTACCTGCAGAGCTGCAAGAGAGTTCAGGATTATTTAGCCTGAATTCAGGAAATACTTTTTGGACACATAATGATGGAGGAAATGATCCGGTGTTGTATGAAATTGATACTTTGTGTAACATTTTGAGAAAAGTGTTGGTGAGGAATGTAACCAATGTCGATTGGGAGGAGATAACAGGAGATTTTGAAGGCAATTTATTTTTAGGGGACTTTGGCAATAACAACAATGAGCGAAGAGATCTCAAAATTTACATCCTCAATCACCTTCAAGAAAACAAGAATGATACTGTTGAGGCATCAGTGATTTCATTTAGATATGCCAATCAAACTGAATTTCCACCTGATGCAGCGTATCGTAATTTTGATATGGAGGCTTTCATATGGTTTGAAGGTAATCTTCATTTATTCAGTAAAAACAGGACCAATCCATTTTCAGGTTATTGTTATCACCATAGAATCCCAGACAAACCGGGAGATTATACCACATCTTTAATAGATAGTTTTCAAGCAGGGAAGGGTATTATGCAGCAATATTGGGTCACTGGAGCAGCTGTTAGTCCAAATCAAAAAAGTTTGATTTTACTATCGTATGACAAATTTTGGTTATTTAATCCTTTATTAGGCGCAAATTTTTTTTCTACAAAGTCAAAAACCATAAATTTTACGGGGTTGACACAAAAGGAAGCTATATTTTTTGTTTCAGAACAAGAAATTTGGTTGACTGATGAATACTATTCATTATTGAGAAATGGGGGAAAATTGTACCAAGGGTTTATAAACCCATTGTTACAAATATTTAAGGCAGGAGATATTGGAAGTTTTATTTCCCCCAATCCATCCAGGGATTTTCTCAAAATTGATTTCGAAGGTAAACTTAGAATTAGTATTTGGGATCCCATGACAAATAGCATGGTATTTCCTACAATTGGTGAAGACCAAATGATAAATGTATCTTTCTTAAGACCTGGAATTTATTTTATAGCAGCAGAGACTCCCAAAAGAAGGTTTATACAAAAATTTGTAAAGTTGTAA
- the rsmG gene encoding 16S rRNA (guanine(527)-N(7))-methyltransferase RsmG — protein sequence MEILLKYFQNLTNEQKQMFKDLLPLYQEWNSKVNIISRKDIDEFYLHHVLHSLTLVSRISFKPDTRVLDLGCGGGFPGIPLAIFYPEVQFTLIDGTAKKIKVVSDVIDRLQIKNATAKQVRAEEHKGKYHFIVTRAVSRLPELLSWTGHLFEKNQINAIPNGLIAYKGGDLREELKSVPRGFYYEKWDIYADFPEPYFKEKCMVYVQ from the coding sequence ATGGAAATACTTTTAAAATACTTTCAGAATTTAACCAATGAACAAAAGCAAATGTTCAAGGATTTACTTCCATTGTATCAGGAATGGAATTCAAAGGTTAATATTATATCGCGTAAAGATATTGACGAATTCTACTTACATCATGTATTACACAGTCTCACCTTGGTTTCAAGAATCAGTTTTAAGCCTGACACCAGAGTTTTAGATTTAGGTTGTGGAGGCGGATTTCCAGGGATTCCATTAGCCATTTTTTATCCTGAAGTACAGTTTACTTTAATTGATGGCACCGCAAAAAAAATTAAAGTAGTCAGTGATGTTATTGACCGTTTACAAATTAAAAACGCTACAGCAAAGCAAGTAAGAGCTGAAGAACATAAGGGAAAATACCATTTTATTGTAACAAGGGCAGTTTCTAGACTTCCTGAATTGTTAAGCTGGACGGGTCACTTATTTGAGAAAAATCAGATTAACGCTATTCCAAATGGATTGATTGCTTATAAAGGTGGCGATTTACGGGAAGAACTCAAATCAGTTCCTCGAGGTTTTTATTACGAGAAGTGGGACATTTATGCAGATTTTCCTGAGCCATATTTTAAAGAAAAATGCATGGTTTATGTGCAATAA